In a single window of the Nicotiana tomentosiformis chromosome 10, ASM39032v3, whole genome shotgun sequence genome:
- the LOC138899793 gene encoding uncharacterized protein: MVDFDVILVMDWLSPYHAILNCHAKTVALALPGLLWLEWRGTLDYVPSRVISFLKAERMVRKRSDTYLAFVRDVSVDTPTVESAPVVRDYLDIFPADLSGMSPDRDIDFGIVLLPVIQPISIPPYRMAPTELNKLKEQLQELLDKGFIRPSVSPCGARSYL, from the coding sequence atggtagactttgatgttattttggtcatggactggttgtcaccctatcatgctattcttaattgtcacgccaagacggtggcGTTGGCTTTGCCAGGTTTACtgtggttggagtggaggggtactttagattatgttcctagcagggtgatATCTTTCCTTAAGGCAGAACGAATGGTTAGGAAGAGGTCTGAtacatatctagcctttgtgagagatgtcagtgttgatactcctactgttgagtcagctccggtagtgagagactatctAGATATATTTCCGGCAGATCTTTCAGGCATGTCACcagatagggatatcgattttggtattgtctTGTTGCCGGTCattcagcctatttctattccaccatatcgtatggccccaacggaATTGAAtaagttaaaggagcagttgcaagagttgcttgataagggtttcattcggcccagtgtgtcaccttgtggTGCTCGGTCTTATTTAtaa